In Candidatus Binataceae bacterium, one DNA window encodes the following:
- a CDS encoding DUF255 domain-containing protein: MLRDSHQAPRHHSWLLTLLLLGVVGGARVFADPPKLSPASVASAHPAPAAVRTSNPLPLGSLANSPSLYLRQSASAAVRWQPFDDQSFALARKLDRPVLLDIGATWCHWCRVMDSKTYSDPAVAAVINQEFVPIRVDRDLRPDIDSYYQHAAADFAGAGGWPLTCFTLPDGSLFAAYGYLPEHEHGLGSGEGPTMAAVLKQIAAQYKTQRAKLDNAASALKQRIGKDVPLKGKDNGTAPVAEILSGIANAYDRSNGGFSFGGGPKFYEFPALELALAEGFWGRQDFAQMASVSLERMARGGVYDQLGGGFFRYSIDQAWLVPHFEKMAYDQALAVKVYAHAYERDPRALYARIARGTLDYVLNTLYDPSRKLFYGAQDADAWPDDDGAYYTWKVEEIRKLLSPAQYRVAALALGVEFQPAQAADGGLVLHRPLALSQVAQKLNLSLEEARGLLRQAKDQLLAARGRRPAPQVDPALLTDRNALMDGAFLAAAETFKLPRLREIALANLDYLTTHARLADGSYGHVIDQPSAVQGLGADQIYLLDALLDGYQDSGQPRYLSQARELAQVIARNFVSNGLVVNHEPESQAAVLGDWRGGSAAYYDGETPSLQGVLARDLVVLGVLSRDQQAVALGTRLLGDVPISARAGMMLATVGRALAERGHGDALVQVAGGPADPRTQSMLAAAEAVYRPGKILMPMDGATGPHDRGTVSARVCAGTSCSSSMDQTKELEDAIRNFGLSPGRS, translated from the coding sequence ATGCTCCGAGACTCTCACCAGGCGCCGCGCCACCACTCATGGCTGTTAACCCTCCTGTTACTCGGTGTGGTGGGCGGGGCGAGGGTTTTTGCCGACCCGCCCAAGTTATCGCCCGCAAGTGTCGCTTCGGCGCATCCCGCCCCGGCCGCCGTGCGAACTTCCAATCCGCTGCCGCTGGGTTCGCTGGCCAATTCTCCCAGCCTCTACCTTCGCCAAAGCGCGAGCGCGGCCGTGCGCTGGCAGCCCTTTGACGACCAAAGTTTCGCGCTGGCACGCAAGCTGGATCGGCCGGTGCTGCTCGATATTGGCGCGACTTGGTGCCATTGGTGCCGGGTGATGGATTCCAAGACTTATTCCGATCCTGCGGTGGCGGCCGTGATCAACCAGGAGTTCGTGCCGATTCGGGTCGATCGCGATCTGCGCCCCGATATTGACAGCTACTACCAGCATGCGGCCGCTGACTTCGCTGGCGCGGGCGGATGGCCACTGACCTGCTTTACTCTGCCCGATGGCTCGCTTTTCGCGGCTTACGGCTACTTACCCGAGCATGAGCATGGATTGGGTTCGGGCGAGGGGCCGACGATGGCGGCGGTGCTCAAGCAGATCGCCGCGCAGTATAAAACTCAGCGCGCCAAGCTGGACAACGCCGCCAGTGCCCTCAAGCAAAGGATTGGCAAGGACGTGCCGCTCAAGGGCAAGGACAATGGCACCGCCCCGGTGGCGGAAATTTTAAGCGGCATCGCGAATGCTTACGATCGTTCCAACGGCGGTTTCAGCTTTGGCGGCGGGCCCAAGTTTTACGAGTTCCCCGCCCTGGAACTGGCTCTGGCCGAGGGCTTCTGGGGCCGGCAGGATTTCGCTCAGATGGCCTCCGTCAGCCTGGAGCGGATGGCGCGCGGGGGAGTTTACGATCAGTTGGGCGGCGGCTTTTTCCGCTATTCCATTGACCAGGCTTGGCTGGTGCCCCATTTCGAGAAGATGGCCTACGATCAAGCCCTGGCCGTGAAGGTTTACGCCCACGCCTATGAGCGTGATCCGCGCGCGCTTTACGCGCGGATAGCTCGCGGCACGCTCGATTACGTTCTTAACACGCTTTATGACCCAAGCCGAAAACTGTTTTATGGCGCCCAGGACGCCGACGCCTGGCCGGACGATGACGGCGCCTATTACACCTGGAAGGTGGAGGAAATTCGCAAACTGCTTTCTCCCGCGCAATATCGTGTCGCAGCGCTGGCGCTGGGGGTGGAATTTCAGCCGGCCCAGGCCGCCGACGGCGGCTTGGTGCTCCATCGTCCGCTGGCTCTGAGCCAAGTGGCTCAGAAGCTGAACCTCAGCTTGGAGGAGGCGCGCGGGTTATTGCGCCAAGCCAAGGACCAATTGCTCGCCGCACGTGGCCGCCGACCGGCACCCCAAGTCGATCCGGCTTTGCTCACCGACCGCAACGCCCTGATGGATGGCGCTTTTCTGGCCGCTGCCGAGACCTTCAAGCTGCCCCGCTTGCGTGAGATCGCTTTGGCCAACCTGGATTATCTCACCACCCACGCGCGCCTGGCCGACGGCAGCTATGGTCACGTGATTGACCAGCCGAGCGCGGTGCAGGGACTGGGTGCCGATCAAATTTATCTGCTCGATGCGCTTTTGGATGGCTACCAGGATTCGGGCCAGCCGCGCTATTTGAGCCAAGCCCGCGAGCTGGCGCAGGTGATCGCGCGCAATTTCGTTTCTAACGGCTTGGTCGTCAATCATGAACCTGAAAGTCAAGCGGCGGTTTTGGGTGATTGGCGAGGTGGAAGCGCGGCTTATTACGACGGCGAAACGCCTTCATTGCAAGGGGTGTTGGCACGCGATCTGGTAGTGCTCGGCGTGCTGTCGCGCGATCAGCAGGCCGTCGCCCTCGGCACGCGCTTGCTGGGCGACGTGCCCATCAGCGCTCGCGCCGGCATGATGTTGGCTACGGTCGGGCGCGCCTTGGCCGAGCGTGGCCATGGCGACGCCCTGGTTCAGGTCGCGGGGGGACCGGCCGACCCGCGCACGCAAAGCATGCTGGCGGCAGCCGAAGCGGTCTATCGTCCTGGCAAAATCTTGATGCCGATGGATGGCGCCACCGGCCCCCACGACCGTGGTACGGTCAGTGCCAGAGTCTGCGCCGGAACTTCCTGCTCCAGCTCGATGGACCAGACCAAGGAACTGGAAGACGCAATTCGCAATTTCGGGTTGTCCCCAGGTCGCTCCTGA
- a CDS encoding CAP domain-containing protein, with protein sequence MSAAEERILADVNQARANYGLNPLVPMAALTAVARAHSRDMATHDYFAHDSPGHGSAEQRIAAAGIHYLMMGENIYTETYPNSEGLAQRAVQGWLHSPPHRKNMLSPSFNRTGIGIARTPGGTSYVTQDFVEQ encoded by the coding sequence ATGAGCGCGGCGGAAGAGCGCATCCTGGCCGACGTCAATCAGGCCCGCGCCAACTACGGCTTAAACCCCCTGGTTCCAATGGCGGCCTTGACGGCGGTAGCGCGCGCGCACAGTCGCGACATGGCGACGCACGACTACTTCGCCCACGATAGTCCCGGCCACGGTAGCGCCGAACAGCGCATCGCGGCTGCGGGAATCCACTATCTGATGATGGGGGAAAACATCTACACCGAGACCTATCCCAACTCCGAGGGGCTGGCTCAGCGCGCGGTGCAGGGATGGCTGCACAGCCCACCCCATCGCAAAAACATGCTTTCTCCCAGCTTCAACCGCACCGGAATCGGAATCGCCCGCACCCCTGGCGGCACCAGCTACGTCACCCAGGACTTCGTCGAGCAATAA
- a CDS encoding methyltransferase codes for MELAHLLDLAGAHASARALQVALKLGLFEALADGPIEAAELARRLGAVARETELLANALVALGVLNKSAGHFALSPAARRFLLRSSPRYAGGMIEFDEFIFPLFTRLEECVRQGAPARRPDMFQNDPEETRRFILAMDSLVRARGDAEYLAEHLELAGVNTIADIGGGPATYMLALLARYPALRAAILDLPASLQVARQLLTVQPAEVRQRLELVEFDYRRDELPAAVDAIFLSNIVHGEDEAVNRALMARCFRGLAPGGRVIIKDHVMSEDLLEPAAGALFSLYLMLATRGRDYSFKEIEAWVRQAGFGKLEWRRLPAPPFNSSLILAWKDGNRMPVAN; via the coding sequence ATGGAGCTGGCGCATTTACTCGATTTGGCCGGCGCGCATGCTAGCGCACGCGCACTGCAGGTAGCGCTCAAGCTGGGCCTGTTCGAAGCCCTGGCCGATGGCCCGATAGAAGCGGCTGAGCTGGCCCGACGACTGGGCGCGGTAGCGCGCGAAACCGAGCTTTTGGCCAACGCTTTGGTAGCGCTGGGAGTCTTGAACAAGTCGGCCGGCCATTTCGCCCTCAGCCCCGCCGCGCGCCGCTTTCTGCTCCGTTCCTCGCCTCGTTATGCCGGGGGCATGATTGAGTTCGACGAATTCATCTTTCCGCTCTTCACTCGCTTGGAAGAATGCGTACGCCAGGGCGCCCCGGCGCGCCGCCCGGACATGTTCCAAAACGACCCAGAGGAAACCCGCCGCTTTATTCTGGCAATGGATTCCCTGGTGCGGGCGCGCGGCGACGCCGAATACCTGGCCGAACACCTGGAGCTGGCCGGCGTCAATACCATAGCCGACATCGGCGGCGGCCCCGCCACCTACATGCTGGCGCTGCTCGCGCGCTACCCGGCCTTGCGCGCCGCCATCCTGGACCTGCCCGCCAGCCTGCAAGTGGCCCGCCAATTACTGACCGTGCAGCCCGCCGAGGTACGCCAGCGACTTGAACTGGTGGAATTCGATTACCGCCGCGACGAATTGCCAGCAGCGGTGGACGCCATCTTTTTATCCAACATCGTGCATGGCGAGGATGAGGCGGTTAATCGCGCCCTGATGGCGCGCTGCTTTCGCGGCTTGGCGCCGGGTGGGCGAGTGATTATCAAGGACCACGTCATGAGCGAGGATCTGCTGGAGCCAGCCGCAGGCGCGCTGTTCTCGCTCTACCTGATGCTGGCAACGCGGGGACGCGATTATAGCTTCAAGGAAATCGAGGCTTGGGTGCGCCAGGCTGGTTTTGGCAAGTTGGAATGGCGACGATTGCCTGCGCCACCCTTCAACTCTTCATTGATTCTGGCATGGAAGGACGGCAACCGTATGCCGGTAGCCAATTGA